The sequence below is a genomic window from Lelliottia sp. JS-SCA-14.
AGACTTCGCCTGCGACCTTCACCGACATCCCGTCAAGGATCGCCAGGGTCAGCGGGAGCAGGATACGGATAGTGGTGCCGGAACCTTGCTTGGACTTGATCTCAACGTGGCCGCCCATCTCCTGGATGTTACGTTTCACCACGTCCATGCCCACGCCACGCCCGGAGACGTCAGTCACCTGCTCTGCCGTCGAGAAGCCAGGCGCGAAGATCAGCATCCCCACTTCTTCATCGGTCATGTTTTCGCTGACGGACATGCCCTGAGACATCGCTTTCGCCAGAATACGCTCGCGGTTCAGACCGGCGCCGTCATCGGTCACTTCGATGCAGATGTTGCCGCCCTGATGTTCTGCAGAGAGCGTCAGGTTGCCGACCGGGGATTTCCCGGCCGCGATGCGGTTTTCCGGAGATTCGATACCGTGGTCGAGGCTGTTACGCACCAGGTGCGTTAACGGGTCGATAATGCGCTCGATCAGGCTCTTATCCAGCTCGGTGGAGCTCCCCACCTGAGTCAGTTCAATCTGTTTGTTCAGCTTGCTCGCCAGATCGCGCACCAGACGCGGGAAGCGGCTGAAGACGTATTCCATCGGCATCATACGGATGGACATCACTGATTCCTGCAGATCGCGGGCGTTACGTTGTAACTGACCCATGCTGGTAATCAGATCGCCGTGGGTGACCGGGTCGAGTTCGTTTGAACGCTGCGCCAGCATTGACTGGGTGATCACCAGTTCACCGACGAGGTTAATCAGCTGATCGACCTTCTCAACCGCCACGCGGATGCTGGTCGATTCGCTGCTGCGGGCCGCCGGTTTTTCACGTTCCGCACGATTTGGCGCAGCCGCGTCATTCGGTACCGCTTTCAGCGCAGGCGTCGGAGCCACCACCGCAGGCATCGCCACTTCTGGCGCGGCCATCACTTCAGCCACTTCGGCAGGCGCTTCAACAGCGGCGGCTTCGGTTTCAAAGCTAATCTGGTCCGCTTCAATCACGAAGCACAGCACCGCGACGATATCATCCTGGCTGATACCACCGTCGATGGTGGCGGCCAGGCTGTCCGGGCCTTTCACGACATTGCTCAGCGTCGCCAGGTTACCCAGCTCGTCTTCCAGCAGATTCACTTCGCTCCCTTTCAGACGAGAGAGCACCACGCGCAGCTTCGCTTCGGCTGCAGGCGGAGTCACCTCGTCGGAGGCCAGGGCATCAACCACGCTCAGTTTTGCCGCGCTGACCGCAGGTGCCGCGACTTCGCCCTTCGCTTCCAGAGCTAACTGGCGCAGAGCGTTGCAGATGTATTCAAAGCTTGCAGCATCTGGCTCTTGCGAGCTTTTATAGGCGTCGAGCTGTTCCTGCATAATATCTTTGGTTTCCAAAAACAGGTTAATAATGTCGGTGTTGAGCTGCATCTCACCGCGACGGGCTTCATCCAGCAGGTTTTCCATTAAATGGGTCGTTTCCTGCAGGATGGTAAATCCAAATGTTCCGGCGCCACCTTTAATGGAATGTGCGGCACGGAAAATGGCATTGAGCTGCTCTGAATCCGGTGCCTCAGGCACTAAATCCAGCAGATGCTGCTCCATGTCTGCCAACAACTCGTCGGCTTCGTCAAAAAACGTCTGGTAAAAATCGCTAATATCCATGCTCACGCTATCACCTCGGATTGGCTGGTGGCGATGTTGGAACGGCAGCCGAAGGCACTGCCCCTGGCTGTTTTAAATCATCCAGTGACTCATTCTGGCTTTCGGCGTTTTCGTGCAGAATGGTCTGCTCCGCCTGCTGATTGAGCACTAAAAGACTGATACGACGGTTGATGGCATCGTCCGGGCCGCGGTCGGTGACGCGCATGGTGGCGGCCATACCGACGACGCGAAGGACTTTGCCCTCATCCAGCCCACCGGCCACCAGCTCGCGACGCGAGGCGTTGGCACGATCGGCAGATAGCTCCCAGTTGCTGTATCCCTTCTCCCCGCTGGCATACGGGAAATCATCCGTGTGACCCGAGAGGCTGATACGGTTTGGGATCCCGTTCAGCACCGGGGCAATACCGCGCAAAATATCGCGCATGTAAGGCTCTACTTCTGCGCTGCCGGTTTTAAACATCGGGCGGTTCTGGCTATCAATAATCTGGATACGTAATCCTTCCTGCACCAGATCGATCTTCAAATGCGGGCGCAGGGCGCGCAGTTTCGGGTCTGCCTCGATGAGCTGATCCAGGTCGCCACGCAGTTTTTTCAACCGCGCCTGCTCCATACGCTTTTTCAACTCGTCGATATTCGGTTCTTTCTTCACTTCACCCTTTTGCTGGGTGACATCGTCACCGCCGCCAGGGATTGGGCTGTCGCTGTTAGCAATACGGTGTCCGCCCGTGACCGCCGTCGCCAGCGGGGTTCTGAAATACTCCGCAATCTGAATCAGCTCTTTCGGACTGGAGATGGAAATCAGCCACATCACCAGGAAAAAGGCCATCATCGCGGTCATGAAGTCGGCGTAAGCGATTTTCCACGAGCCATGGGAACCGTGCCCATGACCTTTGTGCTTGCGCTTTTTGACTATGACGATGGGATGGGACTGGTTTTTCATGCGTCCTCAGTCGTCGTCTGTTGGTTCGGGTTCTTCACGGCACGAACGTGTTCATCAAGCTCGACAAACGATGGACGCTCGCTGGAGTACAGGGTTTTACGCCCAAACTCTACCGCGATTGGCGGTGCGTAGCCGTTCAGGTTTGACAGCAGCGTGATCTTCACGCACTGCATCATCTTGGTGGTTTCCGCGCTCTTCTGACGCAATACCGTTCCCAGCGGCGAGATAAAACCGTAGGCAAGCAGGATCCCGAGGAAGGTCCCCACCATGGCGTGAGCAATCAGCGCGCCGAGCTCTGCAGCCGGACGATCCGCTGAGGCCAGAGCGTGAACCACCCCCATCACCGCCGCCACGATACCGAAGGCGGGCAGTGAATCACCCATGGTCGCCAGCGCGCTCGCCGGGACTTCGGACTCGCTTTCATGCGTTTCGATCTCTTCGTCCATCAGCGCTTCGATTTCGAAGGTGTTCATGTTGCCGCTGATGATCAGTCGCAGATAATCGACGATGAAATCCAGCATGGTCGCGTCGGCGAGAATGCGCGGATAACTCGCAAAAATTTCACTCTCTTTCGGGTTCTCAATATCACGCTCCAGCGAGAACATGCCTTGTTGACGCGACTTCGCCATCAGACGATAGAGCAGCGCCAGCAAATCCATATACATGCTTTTGGTGTATTTCGAACGACGAAACAGTAACGGGAGCGCTTTCAGCGTCCCTTTAATCGATTTACCGTTGTTACCAACGATAAACGCACCTATCCCGGCGCCGCCGATGATAATAAATTCAGCCGGTTGATAGAGTGCTCCCAGTTCCCCACCGGTAATCATATATCCACCGAAAACGGTACCGAGTACGACCAGGTAACCTAATAAGATAAGCACGACATCATCCTTCTGCTAGTGACTATGGCAGGATGTTCAGGTTGAAGACTTAACCGGATCGCAGGGTAAAAAAAAGCAGCGGTAATTGCTTACCGCTGCTGGAATCTTTCCCACACGTTCGGGTTAAACAGCTTGTTCGATCTGTTCATCCAGCAGTTGTGGATTAATATCGGCAGCTTCCGGGGAAAGTTTACGTCTTTTTACCGCACGGGAAGGCGGCTGACACAAACTGCAGGCGAAGCTACCTACGGGCTGGTGAGCGTGGGTGATAAAGTTGCCGTCGCAGCAATTACAGCGCGACAATTGCAGCAATCCACTCTCGACAAAGCGCACCAGAGTCCATGCACGGGTTAGCGCCAGAAGTGGCCCCTCTTCCGGCTGGGGACATTGTTCAAGGTAGAGTTTGTACGCTTTAATAACGGCGTCCACGCCGGTGCACAAACCCGTTTTCAAAAGAAATTGCCAGGCGTTACAAAACATCGATGCGTGGATGTTTTGCTCCCAGGTCATAAACCAATCCGTAGAGAACGGCAGCATGCCTTTCGGCGGCGGGCTACCGCGTAATTCTTTGTACAATTTGATAAGACGACCGCGGCTCAGCTGAGTCTCGCTTTCCAGCATTTGTAAGCGAGCACCCAACGTGATCAGTTCCATAGCTAACTGAATGTCGCGAGCTTCCTGAACAATGCTTTTTTCGCTCATCTTCAAGCCCTTTTCTTACGGGCCACGTCGTCAGGCTGGCTGATTTCGGTGAGAAGGCGGGTTGAAAGCAAAATTCCGGTATGGATCTGTTGCAGATCGTCTACGCGTGAATCCTGAGTCAGACGGGTAATCGTCTGATGACTGTCGAAGCGGAACTGACACACCAGCTGATTGGTTTCCGCCAGTTTGACCATCTGAGGGAGGGTTAATCCGCCAAGCGTTGTTGCCATCTCTTCGCTGATACCCAGACGGAACATGGCGGACGGTTTGTCCTGACTAATCAAACGCTGCGCAAGTAATAAGTATGACAAATTTATGTCATAGACATGTTTAAGCATCTCGGATGTATGCATTTTTCCCATCCAGAATAACCAACTATAATTTTTTATGCGGTAAGACCGCACCCCGTGATGTCGCCGAGAAAACCCCGGTAAAAAAAAAGAAAAGGCGAAAATGCATAGTCGAATTAAGGTTAAACTGGATAAAACGCGCGGTGTTTAAAATGGTGATCCTTGACCATTGCGTCTTATCATTACTTACAAATAACTAAGATTTTTCCTAATTCGAGGCAACTCTACTCGTCCGTTTTCCGACATACAATGCAGCCCCTCCCGAAATTTAAAAAAAATGTGATCCAGATCACAAAAACCACGGTATAAAAACGGAATGAACCATCAGTTTGATTTGTAATTTGAACAAATATTGACCACTTGAACGCCTTTTATATTCTTACCATGCGAATACTCATGCACAGTGACCATCGTTGCGAGAGGACCCTCAACTGTTGTTACACCAGATGCGATCAAGGCATTAACATTTCATCTCAATATTGTATACATTGATTTATTTACTTATAAAAACAATGAATTACAGCTTTAATCAAATAAAATAGTTTCGTCTGGTGATGGTAACTGACTTATTGACGGGGCGTTAAAATGATTCATCCACTCATTATTAAAATGTAGACATTTAACTTAAGGCGTTCTTTTCGGTGGTTAAGCTGCGTTATGCCACTATTCGTTTTATAAGAATAATTAATGAATAATTATGATAAGCGTCACACCATTGTCGTATTGCCCTCTTGCGAAGCGTTGCGAATCGCGCTAATGGTGAAGAATCCTCTGTCTCAGGACATCAAAGGAGTGAGCTATGAGTTACTCGCATATTCTTGTGTGTGTTGCGGTGACACCAGAAAGCCATCAGCTACTGGCGCGTGCCGTCTCTATCGCCCGCCCGCTTAACGCGCGGGTCAGTCTTGTTACCCTTGCTGCCGAGCCCGAAATGTACAACCAGCTGGCCGCGCCAATGCTGGAAGATATTCGTGGTCTGCTGCAGGAAGAGACCCAGCAGTTTTTGCAGGAGCTGGAAGACAAAGCTCAGTACCCTATCGCGCGAACCTTTATCGCGACGGGTGAACTGAGCGAGCACATTCTCGATATCTGTCGCAAGGAGCAGGTCGATCTGGTGATTTGCGGGAACCATAACCAAAGCTTCTTCTCGCGCGCGGCGTGCTCCGCCAAGGCGATTGTCAGCTCAAGTCAGGTGGACGTGCTGCTGGTTCCCCTCGGCAGCTGATGCCACCGAGGGGCGCTACTCAGGCGAGTTTAGGGAAGGTGGCGACCTTTTTTTGCAGGTTGCTCTCCTTACTGCGGGGCGTGAGCCGCTCAAGATCGCGGATAAAATGCTCCTGCCAGTGGTTAATATCGTTTTCCCGGATGACCTTCATCATCTCCGCGTGACGTGAAATGCGTTCCGTCAGCGGCATGGTGAGCGCCCTGTCCAGCGCATTCGCCACGTCATCGCTGTCATAAGGATTGACGATGAGCGCCGACGTCAGTTCGTTGGCCGCTCCCGCGAACTGCGACAACACCAGCACGCCGGGATCTTTCGGGTCCTGCGCGGCAACATACTCTTTTGCCACCAGATTCATCCCGTCACGCAGCGGCGTCACCAGCCCCACTTCCGCATAGCGGAAAACCTTCATCAGAATTTTGCGCTCAAAATGTTGATTCAGATAATAGAGCGGCGTCCAGCCCAGCTGGCCGTAGCGGCCATTAATCCGCCCCGCTTCGGTTTCCAGCTGATGGCGAATGTCCTGATAGGCCTGCACTTCCCCACGGGAGGTCGGTGCAATCTGCGTATAGCGGATTTTCCCGTGGTGCTGCGGGAACTTATCCAGCAGTCGCTCATAGGCCTGGAAGCGCTCCGGCAAGCCTTTGGAGTAATCCAGACGCTCGACGGAGAAGATGTTTTTGACGTTTTTCAGCTCGCTTTTGAGCTGCGCCAGTTTCGGCGGCAGCGGGCCAGAGGCATCGGCGGCGATCTCATCCGGTTCGATGCCGATAGGATAGACCTCGGTTTCGAAGGTTTTCCCCCACGCGGTGTGAGACTTGCTGCGCGTGGTCAGGCGCGTTTTACCGGAGACGCTATCGAGGAACGCCAGACGGTCGTTTTCGGTCTGGAAGCCGAGCAGATCGTAATCGCACAGCCCTTCCAGCAGCTCTTCGTGCGGCGGTAAGGCGTTGAAAATTTCCGGTGTCGGGAACGGGATATGCAGGAAGAAGCCGATCCGGTTGTTCACGCCACGTTTTCTCAGCTCGCTGGCAAACGGCAGCAGGTGATAATCGTGGATCCATAAAATATCGTCTTCCTCGATTAAGGGCAGCAGTTTATCCGCCAGCAGCGCGTTG
It includes:
- the cheA gene encoding chemotaxis protein CheA; its protein translation is MSMDISDFYQTFFDEADELLADMEQHLLDLVPEAPDSEQLNAIFRAAHSIKGGAGTFGFTILQETTHLMENLLDEARRGEMQLNTDIINLFLETKDIMQEQLDAYKSSQEPDAASFEYICNALRQLALEAKGEVAAPAVSAAKLSVVDALASDEVTPPAAEAKLRVVLSRLKGSEVNLLEDELGNLATLSNVVKGPDSLAATIDGGISQDDIVAVLCFVIEADQISFETEAAAVEAPAEVAEVMAAPEVAMPAVVAPTPALKAVPNDAAAPNRAEREKPAARSSESTSIRVAVEKVDQLINLVGELVITQSMLAQRSNELDPVTHGDLITSMGQLQRNARDLQESVMSIRMMPMEYVFSRFPRLVRDLASKLNKQIELTQVGSSTELDKSLIERIIDPLTHLVRNSLDHGIESPENRIAAGKSPVGNLTLSAEHQGGNICIEVTDDGAGLNRERILAKAMSQGMSVSENMTDEEVGMLIFAPGFSTAEQVTDVSGRGVGMDVVKRNIQEMGGHVEIKSKQGSGTTIRILLPLTLAILDGMSVKVAGEVFILPLGAVMESLQPRDEDLHPLAGGERVLEVRGEYLPLVELWKVFEVDGAKTEATQGIVVILQSAGRRYALLVDQLIGQHQVVVKNLESNYRKVPGISAATILGDGSVALIVDVSALQGLNREQRVAYTAA
- the flhC gene encoding flagellar transcriptional regulator FlhC, with translation MSEKSIVQEARDIQLAMELITLGARLQMLESETQLSRGRLIKLYKELRGSPPPKGMLPFSTDWFMTWEQNIHASMFCNAWQFLLKTGLCTGVDAVIKAYKLYLEQCPQPEEGPLLALTRAWTLVRFVESGLLQLSRCNCCDGNFITHAHQPVGSFACSLCQPPSRAVKRRKLSPEAADINPQLLDEQIEQAV
- the motB gene encoding flagellar motor protein MotB, giving the protein MKNQSHPIVIVKKRKHKGHGHGSHGSWKIAYADFMTAMMAFFLVMWLISISSPKELIQIAEYFRTPLATAVTGGHRIANSDSPIPGGGDDVTQQKGEVKKEPNIDELKKRMEQARLKKLRGDLDQLIEADPKLRALRPHLKIDLVQEGLRIQIIDSQNRPMFKTGSAEVEPYMRDILRGIAPVLNGIPNRISLSGHTDDFPYASGEKGYSNWELSADRANASRRELVAGGLDEGKVLRVVGMAATMRVTDRGPDDAINRRISLLVLNQQAEQTILHENAESQNESLDDLKQPGAVPSAAVPTSPPANPR
- the motA gene encoding flagellar motor stator protein MotA; the protein is MLILLGYLVVLGTVFGGYMITGGELGALYQPAEFIIIGGAGIGAFIVGNNGKSIKGTLKALPLLFRRSKYTKSMYMDLLALLYRLMAKSRQQGMFSLERDIENPKESEIFASYPRILADATMLDFIVDYLRLIISGNMNTFEIEALMDEEIETHESESEVPASALATMGDSLPAFGIVAAVMGVVHALASADRPAAELGALIAHAMVGTFLGILLAYGFISPLGTVLRQKSAETTKMMQCVKITLLSNLNGYAPPIAVEFGRKTLYSSERPSFVELDEHVRAVKNPNQQTTTEDA
- the flhD gene encoding flagellar transcriptional regulator FlhD, which gives rise to MHTSEMLKHVYDINLSYLLLAQRLISQDKPSAMFRLGISEEMATTLGGLTLPQMVKLAETNQLVCQFRFDSHQTITRLTQDSRVDDLQQIHTGILLSTRLLTEISQPDDVARKKRA
- the otsA gene encoding alpha,alpha-trehalose-phosphate synthase, with protein sequence MGRLVVVSNRIAPPDDKKSSAGGLAVGILGALKAAGGLWFGWSGDVGNEDQPLKKVTRGNITWASFNLGEKDYEEYYSQFSNAVLWPAFHYRLDLVKFQRESFEGYMRVNALLADKLLPLIEEDDILWIHDYHLLPFASELRKRGVNNRIGFFLHIPFPTPEIFNALPPHEELLEGLCDYDLLGFQTENDRLAFLDSVSGKTRLTTRSKSHTAWGKTFETEVYPIGIEPDEIAADASGPLPPKLAQLKSELKNVKNIFSVERLDYSKGLPERFQAYERLLDKFPQHHGKIRYTQIAPTSRGEVQAYQDIRHQLETEAGRINGRYGQLGWTPLYYLNQHFERKILMKVFRYAEVGLVTPLRDGMNLVAKEYVAAQDPKDPGVLVLSQFAGAANELTSALIVNPYDSDDVANALDRALTMPLTERISRHAEMMKVIRENDINHWQEHFIRDLERLTPRSKESNLQKKVATFPKLA
- the uspC gene encoding universal stress protein UspC, yielding MSYSHILVCVAVTPESHQLLARAVSIARPLNARVSLVTLAAEPEMYNQLAAPMLEDIRGLLQEETQQFLQELEDKAQYPIARTFIATGELSEHILDICRKEQVDLVICGNHNQSFFSRAACSAKAIVSSSQVDVLLVPLGS